CCTATTTCATCTTTTTTAAATTTGGTgctatgacattttctgttaaTCAGTAATAATGAAATTAACAAAGATGTTTCTTAAAAACTCAAATCATTAAGCTTTGTACTTAAAATGTCTATGTATGCAGACTTGGTCTCGTGGCAGAAAAAATGCCGAAGCGACGTAGAACTCAACTCAACCACAAGGTTAATCTGTTTCCGTCACCGAGCACGTGTATCTGTCACAAGAGGTATTTACCTCCATCACATTAAAATCTGCCGCCTAGAGATATTTATCTCACTCACCGTACACCTACGTATTTGTCACCAAGTGTTATTTATCTCACTCACCGTACACCTACGTATTTGTCACCAAGTGTTATTTATCTCACTCACCGTACACCTACGTATTTGTCACCAAGTGTTATTTATCTCCCTCGCCCTACACCTACGTATCTTTCACCAACGGAGTTACATGGTGTTACgttatcacgcgagtgtgtttACCCAAAACACGCGTTTGTGAAAACCCATTTATCGTACAATGTTATTGTTcctttgaaattttaaaaaaatgcgaTTGCATCCAACTTCGTGGCATGTGCTTgcatatctatgacgtcaccAATATGTGCGTAGTAACATTTGACGTCACATGCTCGGTGATGCAATTTTCTACTGATCATTCATTTGACTGCTTACGTCATCTAGTTCCCAGTAagcttttatgttaaagagcGTATTGTTGTCAACATATCTTAACAAAAAAATCACATGGAATTTCAGAAAAAATCAATTAACCTTTTGAACTAAAAATACGCTTTAATGTTCGCGTGACATTGTGCATCTGGATTCCTATCCAGTACTCTCGTTAAAACCGACGTTGACATCTTCGCAAGACTTTAGATTTCTTCGCTTTGTAATCTACTCCATCTATCATAACCAGGTATGACTTTTCCGGGTACTGACAGTACCGTAACCGCGGTCCTCAATCCGGACACGATCACGGACTGTGTTTGTTTCCCGACCGACCCTTGACAAATTTCCACCGTTATCCGTATATGTCTACATGACCCCGACGGATACCCAAAATATCTGTTGACTTTATCCTGTCGAAAACAATATCCATTGTACGACAAACTTATCTCCGTCACCCATCACATACGTATCTTTCACCAAGAGTTATTTATCTCCGTCACCCATCACTTACATATCTTTCAATAAGAGTTATTTATCTCCGTCACCCATCACATACGTATCTTTCACCAAGAGTTATTTATCTCCGTCACCCATCACTTACATATCTTTCAATAAGAGTTATTTATCTCCGTCACCCATCACATACGTATCTTTCACCAAGAGTTATTTATCTCCGTCACCCATCACTTACATATCTTTCAATAAGAGTTACTTATCTCCGTCACCCATCACATACGTATCTTTCACCAAGAGTTATTTATCTCCGTCACCCATCACATACATATCTTTCACCAAGAGTTATTTATCTCCGTCACCCATCACATACGTATCTTTCACCAAGAGTTATTTGTCTCCGTCACCCATCACATACATATCTTTCAATAAGACTTACTTATCTTCGTCACCCATCACATACGTATCTTTCACCAAGAGTTATTGATCTCCGTCACCCATCACATACATATCTTTCACCAAGAGTTATTTATCTCCGTCACCCATCACATATGTATCTTTCACCAAGAGTTACTTATCTCCGTCACCCATCACATACATATCTTTCACCAAGAGTTATTTGTCTCCGTCACTCATCACATATGTATCTTTCAATAAGAGTTACTTATCTCCGTCACCCATCACATACGTATCTTTCACCAAGAGTTATTTATCTCCGTCACCCATCACATGCATATCTTTCACCAAGAGTTATTTATTTCCGTCACCCATCACATGCATATCTTTCACCAAGAGTTATTTATCACCGTCACCCATCACATACGTATCTTTCACCAAGAGTTACTTATCTCCGTCATCCATCACTATATCTTTCAATAAGAGTTACTTATCTCCGTCACCCATCACATGCATATCTTTCACCAAGAGTTACTTATCTCCGTCACCCATCACATACATATCTTTCACCAAGAGTTATTTATCTCCGTCACCAATCACATATGTATCTTTCAATAAGAGTTACTTATCTCCGTCACCCATCACATACATATCTTTCACCAAGAGTTATTTATCTCCGTCACCCATCACATATGTATCTTTCACCAAGAGTTACTTATCTCCGTCACCACACCTATGCATCCGATTTTCATATAAGTATCAGGAGATACCTTAGCGTCCTTCTCTTGTGCTGCCTGCTCATCACATGCTATTTTCTTGGCCAACTTCTCCGCTTCTATCGCGTCACCTTTCGCCATTTTCAGGAAGAAGTCTTTGCTGATGAATTTTTCCACGGTAAGTTTACCCCTGTCAAACCATGAAAAGGGTAACAATGAgagaatgaatttagttttacgcctttaCGTCATttggacaatattccagcaatatcacgtcgagAGACATgagaaattggcttcacgcaTTGCATCCATCTGTCTACGATAAactgtagagttacgacagAACGTATTATTACGAACTCTTTGTGGATCCGGGCGCAAGAGTGTCTGAGTGATATATACACAAAGAACCTACTTAAGCACCCCCAGGCATAGCTCATGATTGAATGAGCCCTGATCTTAATCCTTATGTGCATGTCCGGGTCATGATTGGTCGTTCTGTGCAACAAAGGGATCATCCTGTACAGAACCTGGCCTAGTTTGAAGTTGCTTCACACACGGAATGGCATAGTCTGCCCCTTCAGAGGATCAGGAAGCTGGCAGTgagtatgaggaggagagtgctggcAGCCATACAGGCACATGGAGGTTACTCTCCATGTTGAATCGTGTAAGACacgcaaaatgacattttgaatgttcacattcaccaataaattcAACATTACACATTCCATGGCCATACTTGTGGAGACATGGTTTGTATGAAAATCAGTATGCATGCCAGCGCGTGTatgcgtgcgcgtgcgtgtgtgaatAATTATCATCAAAAATCTACGTGGATTTCAGTCATTTTGTCGGGGTTTTTGTGTGAGTCAAAGGATCATTGGGGtcacaaaaaaaaccatgttATTCCATCGTCACCGCGAGGTGTTTATGTACGTCTTACAACCTACCATTGCAAAAATAAAGTGGATCCTAAATTACGTGTTTTgtgaataataatattattctaAGGTTTGAAGACTTACCCTGTCGTTCTGGTAGCACCGGCAAAAGCACCAGTCTGGATAGCATTATAGGCTGCTGGTGGGATGACTTTCTTTAAAGCTGAGAGAGTTGCTTTTTCACCGTCTCCCCCTGCTGCCGCCCCTGTTTTGACTCCACGTTTGAACGCTGCCTTGAGCAGGCAGATATCTGCCCAGCATGATACG
The nucleotide sequence above comes from Haliotis asinina isolate JCU_RB_2024 chromosome 5, JCU_Hal_asi_v2, whole genome shotgun sequence. Encoded proteins:
- the LOC137283572 gene encoding tubulin polymerization-promoting protein family member 3-like, giving the protein MAKAAVEGDVSCWADICLLKAAFKRGVKTGAAAGGDGEKATLSALKKVIPPAAYNAIQTGAFAGATRTTGGKLTVEKFISKDFFLKMAKGDAIEAEKLAKKIACDEQAAQEKDAKGPAKVDATTKRLTDTSKYTGSHKGRFDESGKGKGKGGRVDEVCNTGYVGNYKGEGTYKGNQ